TACAATCTATACCGATCAAGGTTTAGGTAGAGTTTTAGGAATTAAAAAAGGAGATACCTACAATGGTGTTTTACTAGAAAAAAGAATTGCTGACAAGTCTAAACCAGATGCAGAAGACTTAACAAACTTATATCAAAATAATGGTTATTTATTTTCGAATGTAAATGCTGTTGAAGTTAAAACGGCAAACGATACCATTGATTTTGAGATTAGAATCACCGAAGGACCTATTGCTTATTTCAACAAAATTACGGTAGTTGGAAATGACAAAACTAATGATAGAGTAATTTACCGTGAATTAAGAACCAAACCAGGGGAAAAATACAGTAAAGACGAATTAGTACGTACGGTCCGTGAAATTGGACAATTAGGATTTTTTGATCCTGAGGCTATTGACCCAAAATTTAGAAATGTAGATTCAGGAGCAGGAACAGTTGATATTGAATACAATCTTGTTGAAAAAGGATCAAGCCAAATTGAACTTCAAGGAGGTTATGGTGGTGGTGGATTTATAGGTACGCTAGGATTATCCTTCAACAATTTTTCGGCTAGAAACATGTTCAAAAAAGAAGCATACAAGCCATTACCGATGGGAGATGGACAAAAAGTTTCATTGCGTTTGCAAGCTAGTACCTTTTTTCAAACATACAGTATGTCTTTTTCTGAGCCATGGTTTGGAGGTAAGAAACCAGTGTCTTTTAGTTCATCACTATCCTACAGTAAACAATTTTTGAACAATTTTGTTACGCAAAGAGCGGATAAAACAAGAAGTTTTGACATCCTAACCTTATCTGTAGGTCTTGCAAAAAGACTTACTGTACCAGATGATTTCTTTGTATTATCTCAATCTATAAGCTACCAGCACTATTCATTAAACAACTACAACACCGGTTTGTTTACTTTTGGTAACGGAACTTCAAGAAACTTGTCATACACTATAGGACTTACCAGAAACAGTAAAGGTGTAAACCCTATTTTCCCAACATACGGTTCAGAGGTTAGCCTTTCGGCAAAACTGACACCTCCTTATTCGTTGTTCAATGGAGTAGATTATGCTAACCTTGGTAATCAAGAAGAGTATAAATTAAAGAATACTGAAAACAGACAAAATATACCAGATGCTAATGGAAACATTGTAAACATTGGAGATTATATAGATGCTAATGGTAATAAAGTAACTGATTTTAATTTGGCTGCAGCCGATGCAAGTAAAGTTGACCAAAAAAGATTCAACTGGTTAGAATACTATAAAGTAAAATTCAAAGCTGATACGTATACCAAAATTTATGGTAAATTAGTATTGCGTTTATTAACAGAGTTTGGATTTTTAGGAAGCTACAATCAAGAACGTGGAGCAGTTCCGTTTGAAAGATATTATTTAGGTGGGGACGGATTAGCAAACTTTGCAATGGATGGACGTGAAAACATTCAATTGCGTGGTTACCCTAACAACTCTCTTACTCCTACAAATGAAAGAGGAGATCAAATTGGTGGAACTGTATTTAACAAGTTTTCAATGGAATTGCGTTACCCTATCACATTAAAACAATCAGCATCTATATATGCACTTGGATTTTTAGAGGCGGGTTCAGCATACAAAGATTTTAAATCCTTTAACCCATTTTCTTTAAACAGATCAGCGGGTGTTGGATTGCGAGTTTTCATGCCAGCATTTGGATTATTAGGAATCGATTTTGGACATGGATTTGATGCACTTCCAGGACAACCAAAAGCAAATGGATGGGAAACCCATTTCATTATAGGCCAACAGTTCTAAAAATCGTTTTTTGCAACTTAAAATAGTACCATTATGAAAAAACATTTTACAGTCGTTTTTGTAGTATTTGCATTTGTTATCCACGGATTGAATGCACAAGTCAAAGGAACAAAACTTGGGTACATAGATATGGAGTATATTTTACAAAATGTACCCGATTATATTGAGGCAAAAAATCAATTGGAACAAAGAACTCAAAAATGGAAAATTGAGATTGACACCAAAAGAAATGAAATCAACACGCTTAAGGAAGCATTAAAAGCCGAAAAAACATTATTAACAAAAGAGCTAATTGAAGAAAGAGAAACAGAAATCAGGTTTCTTGAAAATGAAAATTTAGAGTATCAACAAAAAAGATTTGGTCCCAACGGTGATTTAATAGCGCAAAAAGAAACACTGATAAAACCAATTCAAGACCAAGTTTTCACAGCAGTTCAGGATATTGCAGACCGATTAAAATATGATTTTATTTTTGATAAATCTTCGGACCTAACCATGCTATTTGCCGCAAAAAAATTCGATATTAGCGATCAAGTTTTAAGAGTTCTTACACGTGCCGAAAAAAGAGAGCAACTCACAAAAAAGCAACTCAAAGATGCTGAGGCAAGGGAAAGCAAAGAAGATACCGATGCTGATAACGAACTTGTTCAAGAAAGACAAAAAGTTCTAGAAGAAAAAAAGACAGCTCGAGACAAAGCTTTTGAAGAGCGCAAAGCTTTGCAAGAGCAAAAGAAGAAAGAATTTGAGGACAATAAAAAAAGAATTCAAGAGGAAAGATTA
This portion of the Flavobacterium sp. CECT 9288 genome encodes:
- a CDS encoding outer membrane protein assembly factor, whose protein sequence is MRLSLVIKKENADLEKQVNKLNNFLVLKKSIQLALSVLIFGCFTQVKAQERVPFDQGKKYILADVTVVGDISFNSQTVVTFTGLQKGQEITIPGEEVSTAIKKLGKLGLFDEISFYVNRIQNDSIYLDLNIVELPKLGEVKIVGVKKAKVEELIKDNSLTKGKVVNENLITTTKNYIENKYKKDGFYNTKVNINTIKDTATINQVNMLVNIDKGDKVKIENIDFVGNTKISDKKLQSAMKDTKKKKVTRILKPSKYIKDKYKADLEKVIATYKEKGFRDARIVSDSVVYNKEKNLLNIKINVEEGNKYYFGNIKFLGNTIYTDQGLGRVLGIKKGDTYNGVLLEKRIADKSKPDAEDLTNLYQNNGYLFSNVNAVEVKTANDTIDFEIRITEGPIAYFNKITVVGNDKTNDRVIYRELRTKPGEKYSKDELVRTVREIGQLGFFDPEAIDPKFRNVDSGAGTVDIEYNLVEKGSSQIELQGGYGGGGFIGTLGLSFNNFSARNMFKKEAYKPLPMGDGQKVSLRLQASTFFQTYSMSFSEPWFGGKKPVSFSSSLSYSKQFLNNFVTQRADKTRSFDILTLSVGLAKRLTVPDDFFVLSQSISYQHYSLNNYNTGLFTFGNGTSRNLSYTIGLTRNSKGVNPIFPTYGSEVSLSAKLTPPYSLFNGVDYANLGNQEEYKLKNTENRQNIPDANGNIVNIGDYIDANGNKVTDFNLAAADASKVDQKRFNWLEYYKVKFKADTYTKIYGKLVLRLLTEFGFLGSYNQERGAVPFERYYLGGDGLANFAMDGRENIQLRGYPNNSLTPTNERGDQIGGTVFNKFSMELRYPITLKQSASIYALGFLEAGSAYKDFKSFNPFSLNRSAGVGLRVFMPAFGLLGIDFGHGFDALPGQPKANGWETHFIIGQQF
- a CDS encoding OmpH family outer membrane protein; amino-acid sequence: MKKHFTVVFVVFAFVIHGLNAQVKGTKLGYIDMEYILQNVPDYIEAKNQLEQRTQKWKIEIDTKRNEINTLKEALKAEKTLLTKELIEERETEIRFLENENLEYQQKRFGPNGDLIAQKETLIKPIQDQVFTAVQDIADRLKYDFIFDKSSDLTMLFAAKKFDISDQVLRVLTRAEKREQLTKKQLKDAEARESKEDTDADNELVQERQKVLEEKKTARDKAFEERKALQEQKKKEFEDNKKRIQEERLAKKNGTVLAKPTSDDATKTATNEASKTTQKTEEVKLNSAEEKKKIFEERKKALEDKKKKILEDREAQRKAKEESQKKNTNNN